Proteins encoded together in one Myxococcales bacterium window:
- a CDS encoding M1 family metallopeptidase produces MTVEHRLHARCRCHSSREAHEAHAVGAAGRPFAFASSPRNFERDRPFLVEHLALDVALDLEKKRVSATATLKVRRVSPTATAIVLDAVGFTIERVEVSGKFADYTYDDRELRVELGAVEDASVRVVYTCAPRRGLYFIEPDEHRPHLPRQVWTQCQEEDARHFVPCHDKPHVKMTTELSVVVPNGWEVLSNGRLVSREPHKGGTRFHWKMDEPHPSYLLTLVAGELAVLEADVDGVPLTYYVPRGREADALRTFANTPEMIRFFGKRFGVTYPWNKYAQVVVSDFFFGGMENTTATTLYEHVLLDERAAIDVTSDDLVAHELAHQWFGDYVTCRDWSEAWLNEGFATFCEHLFREHLEGRDAYEYGLRTDLQSYLAESRGRYRRPVVCQDYDAPLDLFDRHLYEKGGLCLHALRRTLGDDAFFAGVSHYLRSHAKGLVETRDLQRALERVSGKSLGRTFEELVHRAGHPEVEVSIAWDDGVLTLVTRQTQSHADGVPQVFHVPLVIDVGHGDWTERFELAIDQKNQTFSVPCAKRPRFVVVDPDMRVVGDVVARAPNDLLRNQLAEAPTARGRWLAAVALGRSSDVPAIEALASRLADDAEFWGVRAECASALGHIRRDAAFEALSANVATAHAKVRRAVVDALGAFRTARSAELLASCARRDASYLVEAEAARALGRTRQPSALDDLVELLDRPSWAEVVRAGAIDGLAALRDARAVPHLRAKTRYGQPPRARRAAALALPKLTEARDDRELLEELLDDRDPMLRLDVARALLDLGDTRARGALRARESIEDDVRVRRRIREVLRDLGADKKASHAEIDGELEKLQKLTADLEARLQRLEAKAHPSRGVAVEPKPKPNKPARAAAARGRGKKA; encoded by the coding sequence GTGACGGTCGAGCACCGCCTTCACGCACGCTGCCGCTGCCACTCTTCGCGCGAGGCCCACGAGGCCCACGCGGTCGGGGCGGCGGGGCGACCGTTCGCCTTCGCGTCGAGCCCGCGAAACTTCGAGCGCGACAGGCCTTTCCTTGTCGAGCACCTCGCCCTCGACGTCGCCCTCGATCTCGAGAAGAAGCGGGTCTCGGCGACGGCTACGCTCAAGGTGCGCCGCGTGAGCCCCACGGCCACGGCGATCGTGCTCGACGCGGTCGGGTTCACGATCGAGCGGGTCGAGGTGTCGGGAAAGTTTGCAGATTACACGTACGACGACCGTGAGCTGCGGGTCGAGCTTGGCGCCGTCGAGGACGCCTCGGTGCGGGTCGTGTACACCTGCGCTCCGCGCCGCGGCCTCTACTTCATCGAGCCCGACGAGCACCGACCGCACCTGCCTCGCCAGGTGTGGACCCAGTGCCAAGAGGAGGATGCTCGCCATTTCGTCCCCTGCCACGACAAGCCTCACGTGAAAATGACCACGGAGCTCTCGGTGGTGGTGCCGAACGGGTGGGAGGTGCTCTCGAACGGCCGCCTCGTCTCGCGCGAGCCGCACAAAGGCGGGACCCGCTTCCATTGGAAGATGGACGAGCCGCACCCGAGCTACTTGCTCACCCTCGTGGCCGGTGAGCTCGCGGTGCTCGAGGCCGACGTCGACGGCGTCCCGCTCACGTACTACGTGCCACGCGGGCGGGAGGCCGACGCGCTGCGAACGTTCGCCAATACGCCCGAAATGATTCGATTTTTCGGGAAGCGTTTCGGCGTCACGTACCCGTGGAACAAGTACGCCCAGGTGGTCGTCTCGGACTTCTTCTTCGGGGGCATGGAGAACACCACGGCGACCACGCTCTACGAGCACGTGCTCCTCGACGAGCGGGCGGCGATCGACGTCACGAGCGACGACCTCGTCGCGCACGAGCTCGCCCATCAGTGGTTCGGCGACTACGTGACGTGCCGGGACTGGTCGGAGGCGTGGCTCAACGAGGGGTTCGCCACGTTCTGCGAGCACCTCTTCCGTGAGCACCTCGAGGGCCGCGACGCCTACGAGTACGGCCTCCGCACCGACCTCCAGAGCTACCTCGCCGAGTCTCGCGGTCGGTACAGGCGCCCGGTCGTCTGTCAAGACTACGACGCGCCCCTCGACCTCTTCGATCGTCACCTCTACGAGAAGGGTGGCCTCTGCCTGCACGCCCTCCGTCGCACCCTCGGGGACGACGCGTTCTTCGCGGGCGTGTCGCACTACCTGAGGTCCCACGCGAAGGGGCTCGTCGAGACGCGCGACCTCCAGCGCGCGCTCGAGCGTGTCTCCGGCAAGAGCCTCGGCCGCACGTTCGAGGAGCTCGTGCACCGCGCAGGGCACCCCGAGGTCGAGGTCTCGATCGCCTGGGACGACGGGGTGCTCACGCTCGTCACGCGACAGACCCAGAGCCACGCCGACGGCGTACCTCAGGTGTTCCACGTGCCCCTCGTGATCGACGTCGGCCACGGCGACTGGACCGAGCGCTTCGAGCTCGCCATCGACCAAAAAAACCAAACGTTTTCGGTGCCTTGCGCGAAGCGGCCTCGGTTCGTCGTGGTCGACCCCGACATGCGGGTCGTGGGCGACGTGGTCGCGCGGGCGCCGAACGATCTCTTGCGGAACCAGCTCGCCGAGGCCCCGACCGCGCGTGGCCGGTGGCTCGCCGCGGTGGCGCTCGGGAGGTCGTCGGACGTGCCCGCCATCGAGGCGCTCGCGTCGCGCCTCGCGGACGACGCCGAGTTCTGGGGCGTTCGCGCCGAGTGCGCGTCGGCGCTGGGGCACATTCGTCGCGACGCGGCCTTCGAGGCGCTCTCGGCGAACGTGGCGACGGCCCACGCCAAGGTGCGCCGGGCCGTGGTCGACGCGCTCGGTGCTTTCCGTACCGCGCGCTCGGCCGAGCTGCTCGCCTCGTGTGCTCGGAGGGACGCAAGCTACTTGGTGGAGGCGGAGGCGGCCCGCGCGCTCGGCCGCACGAGGCAACCGTCGGCGCTCGACGATCTCGTCGAGCTGCTCGATCGACCGTCATGGGCCGAGGTCGTCCGCGCGGGGGCGATCGATGGGCTCGCCGCCCTCCGCGACGCGCGAGCCGTGCCCCATCTTCGCGCGAAGACGCGGTACGGGCAGCCCCCACGGGCACGCCGAGCCGCCGCGCTCGCGTTGCCGAAGCTCACCGAGGCGCGTGACGACCGCGAGCTGCTGGAGGAGCTCCTCGACGATCGGGACCCGATGCTGCGGCTCGACGTCGCCCGCGCGCTCCTCGACCTCGGAGACACACGTGCGCGCGGAGCCCTCCGCGCCCGTGAGTCCATCGAGGACGACGTGCGCGTGAGGCGCCGCATCCGCGAGGTGCTCCGCGATCTCGGGGCCGACAAGAAGGCCTCCCACGCCGAGATCGACGGCGAGCTCGAGAAGCTCCAGAAGCTCACGGCCGACCTCGAGGCGAGGCTTCAACGTCTCGAAGCGAAGGCCCACCCTTCCCGCGGCGTCGCCGTCGAGCCCAAGCCCAAGCCCAACAAGCCCGCTCGGGCCGCCGCGGCACGCGGTCGTGGCAAGAAGGCCTGA
- the pilQ gene encoding type IV pilus secretin PilQ yields MRTSRAFGAGVLGAVVAATLLSHGTAYAAGSEAPNHVREVALSGITSTSGAGTEIVVHGTEAPVFAVRVEGGGKKLVVDLSNADVAGAKPAMTDSVGVVGGVLTQAFRTEAGQLTRVTVNLVKTAAYRVYADGNDLKIQLAPASATAPAAPSLFGGRAEVEAARGPELSDVRFERKRAGKSLADRIVIQASELPAYQLSMGDAGKLRLTMKNVRVPEKLARALDVAGYGGHVRKVATSFDARTGTAVIEIERTGDDQGVLSVEGKQIVWSFDAGEATPEKAVQAKKPGPRDTSKTVVVAREKDLAGDSPKVETSIRGGQDGLDVEVSGGGEAGFTSTMNAQVGRYSGRRIDLDLKDADIHNILRLLADVGRVNIVTADDVQGNVTIRMRNVPWDQALDVVLQAKGLGMVRSGNLIRVAPLATLQKERELRLAAARQEYELTPLETRLIPVSYARADELQARARDLLSPRGTIAVDERTNVLIARDISGSLDNIEQLVRALDTQTPQVLIEARIVEATSRYQRDIGIQWGGDATFSEATGNPTGIAFPSNVGLAGGNYDGQSPTQGLSPTTAQVANPNYVVNLPAAVGTGSGGALGLSLGSINNNFNLGVRLSAAEASGLLRIVSSPRILTLDNREARISQGTLIPFSQLSAQGVQTTFQEAKLQLLVRPHVTADGSVSMHVKINRDEPDFNQTSARGDPTILKREAETDLLVMDGHTAVIGGIFTRNTGRNLDQVPFFGDIPILGVLFQRRRASDTRNELVIFLTPRIVNRAEALGR; encoded by the coding sequence ATGCGAACGTCCCGAGCCTTCGGCGCCGGGGTCCTTGGAGCCGTCGTCGCGGCCACGCTGCTCTCGCACGGAACGGCCTATGCCGCCGGCTCGGAGGCACCGAACCACGTACGCGAGGTCGCGCTCTCGGGCATCACGTCGACGTCCGGAGCCGGCACCGAGATCGTCGTGCACGGCACCGAGGCGCCCGTCTTCGCGGTGCGCGTCGAGGGTGGCGGCAAGAAGCTCGTCGTCGATCTCTCGAACGCCGACGTCGCCGGTGCCAAGCCCGCGATGACCGACTCGGTCGGCGTCGTGGGCGGCGTGCTCACCCAGGCGTTCCGCACGGAGGCCGGGCAGCTCACGCGCGTTACGGTGAACCTCGTGAAGACCGCGGCCTACCGCGTCTACGCCGACGGCAACGACCTGAAGATCCAGCTCGCGCCCGCGTCGGCCACGGCCCCGGCGGCCCCGTCGCTCTTCGGTGGCCGCGCCGAGGTCGAGGCCGCCCGCGGTCCCGAGCTCTCGGACGTGCGCTTCGAGCGCAAACGAGCCGGAAAGAGCCTCGCCGATCGCATCGTCATTCAGGCGAGCGAGCTGCCCGCGTACCAGCTCTCCATGGGCGACGCCGGAAAGCTCCGGCTCACGATGAAGAACGTCCGGGTTCCCGAGAAGCTCGCGCGCGCGCTCGACGTGGCAGGCTACGGCGGCCACGTGCGAAAGGTCGCCACGTCGTTCGACGCGCGCACCGGCACTGCCGTGATCGAGATCGAGCGCACGGGCGACGACCAGGGCGTGCTCTCCGTCGAGGGCAAGCAGATCGTCTGGTCGTTCGACGCAGGCGAGGCCACGCCCGAGAAGGCCGTGCAGGCCAAGAAGCCGGGGCCCCGCGACACCTCGAAGACGGTGGTCGTGGCGCGCGAGAAGGACCTCGCGGGCGACAGCCCCAAGGTCGAGACGAGCATCCGCGGCGGGCAGGACGGCCTCGACGTCGAGGTGTCGGGCGGCGGAGAGGCCGGCTTCACGTCGACCATGAACGCGCAGGTCGGGAGGTACTCCGGGCGCCGCATCGACCTCGACCTCAAGGACGCCGACATCCACAACATCTTGCGTCTGCTCGCGGACGTAGGCCGCGTGAACATCGTCACGGCCGACGACGTGCAAGGCAACGTCACGATCCGTATGCGCAACGTCCCGTGGGACCAGGCGCTCGACGTGGTGCTCCAGGCCAAGGGCCTCGGCATGGTCCGCTCGGGAAATCTGATCCGCGTCGCGCCGCTCGCCACGCTGCAGAAAGAGCGCGAGCTCCGCCTCGCCGCCGCGCGCCAGGAGTACGAGCTTACGCCGCTCGAAACGCGATTGATTCCGGTGAGTTACGCTCGTGCGGACGAGCTCCAGGCTCGCGCCCGCGATCTCCTCTCGCCGCGCGGCACCATCGCCGTCGACGAGCGCACGAACGTGCTCATCGCGCGAGACATCTCGGGCAGCCTCGACAACATCGAGCAGCTCGTCCGGGCCCTCGACACGCAGACCCCGCAGGTCCTCATCGAGGCGCGCATCGTCGAGGCCACGAGCCGCTACCAGCGCGACATCGGTATCCAGTGGGGCGGCGACGCGACCTTCTCGGAGGCCACCGGCAACCCGACGGGCATCGCGTTCCCGTCGAACGTCGGCCTCGCCGGCGGTAACTACGACGGTCAGAGCCCGACCCAAGGTCTGTCTCCCACGACGGCCCAGGTCGCGAACCCGAACTACGTCGTGAACCTCCCGGCGGCGGTCGGTACCGGGTCCGGTGGTGCGCTCGGCCTCTCGCTCGGCTCGATCAACAACAACTTCAACCTCGGTGTCCGCCTCTCGGCGGCCGAGGCGAGCGGTCTCCTCCGCATCGTGTCGAGCCCGCGCATCCTGACGCTCGACAACCGCGAGGCCCGCATCAGCCAGGGCACGCTCATCCCGTTCTCGCAGCTCTCGGCCCAGGGCGTCCAGACCACGTTCCAAGAGGCGAAGCTCCAGCTCCTCGTGCGCCCGCACGTGACCGCCGACGGGAGCGTCTCGATGCACGTCAAGATCAACCGAGACGAGCCCGACTTCAACCAGACCTCGGCGCGTGGCGATCCGACGATCCTGAAGCGCGAAGCCGAGACGGATCTCCTCGTCATGGACGGTCACACCGCGGTTATCGGTGGAATCTTCACGAGGAACACGGGACGAAACCTCGACCAGGTGCCGTTCTTCGGGGACATTCCCATCCTGGGCGTCCTCTTCCAGCGCCGTCGCGCGAGCGACACGCGCAACGAGCTCGTGATCTTCCTCACGCCGCGCATCGTGAACCGAGCCGAGGCGCTCGGTCGCTGA
- a CDS encoding TetR/AcrR family transcriptional regulator → MTAPPKTTKSTVPEARSGREARREERVRAMLDRAMTLTREGGIEGLTLQKLSASLGFVTTSVYRYFPSKDALVAALQREAIARIGVRMAGALPPIAARFARGGVAPPLAALLAAAEVYLELPQTEPDAFALVATLLGDPREHLSDDEAAKTAPVLASLLSSIATGFDEAAAAKLLEPGSSVERTLAYWGAIHGALCLEKVRRGSPLVPPARVVGMTSARALLRGFGATSLG, encoded by the coding sequence ATGACGGCTCCGCCGAAGACCACGAAATCCACCGTGCCCGAGGCGCGTTCGGGGCGCGAGGCACGTCGCGAGGAGAGGGTCCGCGCGATGCTCGATCGCGCCATGACCCTCACGCGCGAGGGGGGCATCGAGGGCCTCACGCTCCAGAAGCTCTCGGCCTCTCTCGGGTTCGTGACCACCTCGGTCTACCGGTATTTTCCCTCGAAAGACGCCCTCGTCGCGGCCCTCCAACGCGAAGCGATCGCCCGTATCGGGGTGCGCATGGCCGGAGCCCTCCCCCCGATCGCCGCGCGGTTCGCCCGGGGGGGCGTCGCGCCTCCGCTCGCGGCGCTGCTCGCCGCCGCCGAGGTCTACCTCGAGCTCCCCCAGACGGAACCGGACGCGTTCGCGCTCGTCGCGACCCTGCTCGGAGATCCGCGGGAGCACCTCTCGGACGACGAGGCCGCGAAGACCGCCCCGGTGCTCGCGAGCCTGCTCTCGTCGATCGCCACCGGGTTCGACGAGGCCGCCGCGGCGAAGCTGCTCGAACCGGGCTCGTCGGTCGAGCGAACGCTCGCGTATTGGGGCGCCATCCACGGCGCGCTCTGCCTCGAGAAGGTCCGGCGCGGATCTCCGCTCGTGCCGCCGGCCCGTGTCGTCGGGATGACGTCGGCGCGCGCGCTCCTCCGCGGGTTCGGCGCGACCTCGCTCGGGTGA
- the pilM gene encoding type IV pilus assembly protein PilM, translating into MGEGKNLVGVDIGASSIKVVQLKESRKKFQVVRYGYAPLPPQTIVDGHVMSAGVVVDALLKIFQEQKITQKDVAIGVYGQSVIVRKITVPMMTPAELEEQIGWEAEQHIPFDIKVMSIDYEVLRKRPEAGQMDLLLVAAKKDEINDYAGILREANLKPIVVDINAFTIQNIFEAQYGLPETGTIALLNVGAAVSSLNIISGGVSAFTREIANAGNSITEEIQKQCNVPFEQAEAYKCGGGPGQIVPQEVHEVIQSACDGLAGEIQRSLDFYLATSGESEISQIHVSGGTAYLAPLCKAIEKRARVPVTVFDPMSQLTVDPKFVNEAEMRHRSAQMVVALGLALRCDKERRA; encoded by the coding sequence ATGGGCGAGGGCAAGAACCTGGTCGGCGTCGACATCGGGGCAAGCTCCATCAAGGTCGTCCAGCTCAAGGAGTCCCGGAAGAAGTTCCAGGTCGTCCGGTACGGGTACGCGCCGCTCCCTCCGCAGACCATCGTCGATGGCCACGTGATGAGCGCCGGCGTGGTCGTCGACGCGCTGCTCAAGATCTTCCAAGAGCAGAAGATCACTCAGAAAGACGTCGCCATCGGCGTGTACGGTCAGTCCGTCATCGTGCGAAAGATCACCGTGCCGATGATGACCCCGGCCGAGCTCGAGGAGCAGATCGGGTGGGAGGCCGAGCAGCACATCCCGTTCGACATCAAGGTCATGTCGATCGACTACGAGGTGCTGCGAAAGCGACCCGAAGCGGGGCAGATGGACCTCCTCCTCGTGGCCGCCAAGAAGGACGAGATCAACGACTACGCCGGCATTTTGCGCGAGGCGAACCTCAAGCCCATCGTGGTGGACATCAACGCCTTCACCATCCAGAACATCTTCGAGGCGCAGTACGGCCTGCCCGAGACGGGCACCATCGCGCTCCTCAACGTGGGCGCGGCGGTGTCGTCGCTGAACATCATCTCCGGCGGGGTGTCTGCGTTCACACGAGAAATTGCGAACGCGGGCAACTCGATCACCGAAGAGATCCAGAAGCAGTGCAACGTACCCTTCGAGCAGGCCGAGGCGTACAAGTGCGGCGGCGGGCCGGGGCAGATCGTGCCGCAAGAGGTGCACGAGGTGATTCAATCGGCGTGCGACGGGCTCGCGGGCGAGATCCAGCGGTCGCTCGACTTCTACCTGGCGACGAGCGGCGAGTCGGAGATCTCGCAGATCCACGTATCGGGGGGCACGGCGTACCTCGCCCCTCTCTGCAAGGCGATCGAGAAACGCGCCCGCGTTCCGGTCACAGTGTTCGACCCGATGAGCCAGCTCACGGTCGACCCCAAGTTCGTGAACGAAGCGGAGATGCGCCATCGCTCGGCCCAAATGGTCGTCGCGCTCGGCCTCGCCCTTCGCTGCGACAAGGAGCGTAGGGCATGA
- a CDS encoding PilN domain-containing protein has protein sequence MIRINLLPNKKQARKNDFFSFSFGGGGTSSASSSEGGSQAWLGVVLGVVLVEVLILLFVYKTKSDQLTKAKNKNLEHTTTISTIQGNISQHEKIKAELKELREREEAIQKLQAARTGPTATMLELSKILSSGRGPTVDRDKLEQLRRDNPTAVPNPNWDTRRLWLTTYAEKDRVVKVGGLARDGEDVSEFLRRLSLSDYFYEVRLLPAQKDIDATTKLELVKFEFSAKVRY, from the coding sequence ATGATTCGCATCAACCTCCTGCCCAACAAAAAGCAGGCTCGAAAGAACGACTTTTTCAGCTTCTCCTTCGGCGGGGGAGGCACGAGCTCGGCCTCGTCCTCCGAGGGCGGCAGCCAGGCCTGGCTCGGCGTGGTGCTCGGTGTGGTGCTCGTCGAGGTGCTGATTCTCCTCTTCGTCTACAAGACCAAGAGCGATCAGCTCACCAAGGCGAAGAACAAGAACCTCGAGCACACGACCACGATCAGCACGATCCAGGGGAACATCTCGCAGCACGAGAAGATCAAGGCCGAGCTCAAAGAGCTCCGCGAGCGCGAGGAGGCGATCCAGAAGCTCCAAGCGGCGCGCACGGGCCCGACGGCGACCATGCTGGAGCTGTCGAAGATCCTGAGCTCCGGGCGCGGCCCCACCGTCGACCGCGACAAGCTCGAGCAGCTCCGCCGCGACAACCCCACGGCCGTGCCGAACCCGAACTGGGACACGCGCCGCCTCTGGCTCACCACCTACGCCGAGAAGGACCGCGTGGTGAAGGTCGGCGGGCTCGCGCGGGACGGAGAGGACGTGTCCGAGTTTTTGCGTCGGCTCTCGCTGTCCGACTACTTCTACGAGGTGCGGCTCTTGCCCGCCCAAAAAGACATCGACGCTACGACGAAGCTCGAGCTCGTGAAGTTCGAGTTCAGCGCGAAGGTGAGGTACTGA
- a CDS encoding DUF882 domain-containing protein yields the protein MGSPRSVRDSLSSSAPIAFAGVLAFLAGFAGPSVAQADVSHVVGKGHTIATIAARYHVSAKSITDANPKANPKRLRIGETLTIPGVAPKAGDKAAPPKSEGQAKAAPQGKTTAPAGSVHGPATTSAPPPPPVGKGKDGYAAKPKHPNVVHLVRFGTGEEATVNVSARGKVPGAALEQFKKIMHSTSGATLSPDARLVALLGIVSNHFGGRKIEIISGFRPFSPKQYTPHSNHNHGRAMDFRVQGVPNTVLRDFCRTLHDVGVGYYPNSVFVHLDVRPQSAFWIDYSKPGEPPRYHAPNVDADEGTSDVHAEHPTLNGPAPAAPTEAPAAPGADAPKADAPKTDAPKVEMPQPSPGAPATKP from the coding sequence ATGGGGTCTCCAAGGTCCGTTCGCGACAGCCTCTCGTCCTCCGCGCCCATCGCCTTCGCGGGCGTCCTCGCGTTCCTCGCGGGCTTCGCTGGCCCGAGCGTCGCCCAGGCCGACGTGTCCCACGTGGTCGGAAAGGGTCACACCATCGCGACCATCGCCGCCCGCTACCACGTGAGCGCGAAGTCGATTACCGACGCGAACCCCAAGGCGAACCCCAAGCGCCTCCGCATCGGCGAGACGCTCACCATCCCCGGCGTCGCCCCCAAGGCCGGAGACAAGGCCGCGCCTCCGAAGAGCGAGGGCCAAGCGAAGGCCGCCCCCCAAGGAAAGACGACGGCGCCCGCCGGCTCGGTGCACGGCCCCGCCACCACGAGCGCGCCTCCCCCGCCCCCCGTCGGCAAAGGAAAAGACGGCTACGCCGCGAAGCCCAAGCACCCGAACGTGGTCCACCTCGTTCGGTTCGGCACGGGCGAGGAGGCCACGGTCAACGTGAGCGCGCGCGGCAAGGTCCCGGGCGCCGCGCTCGAGCAGTTCAAGAAGATCATGCACTCGACCTCGGGGGCGACGCTCTCTCCCGACGCACGCCTCGTCGCGCTGCTCGGCATCGTGTCGAACCACTTCGGCGGCCGAAAGATCGAGATCATCAGCGGCTTCCGCCCCTTCAGCCCGAAGCAGTACACGCCGCACTCGAACCACAACCACGGCCGCGCGATGGACTTCCGCGTGCAGGGTGTGCCGAACACCGTGCTGCGTGATTTCTGCCGAACGCTCCACGACGTGGGCGTGGGCTACTACCCGAACAGCGTCTTCGTGCACCTCGACGTGCGCCCACAGTCGGCCTTCTGGATCGACTACTCGAAGCCCGGCGAGCCCCCGCGCTACCACGCGCCCAACGTCGACGCCGACGAAGGCACGAGCGACGTGCACGCCGAGCACCCCACGCTGAACGGCCCTGCGCCGGCGGCCCCGACCGAAGCGCCCGCAGCCCCCGGCGCCGATGCTCCGAAGGCCGACGCTCCCAAGACCGACGCCCCCAAGGTCGAGATGCCTCAGCCCTCGCCCGGCGCCCCCGCGACGAAGCCCTGA
- a CDS encoding metallophosphoesterase has protein sequence MKRLVLLTILALSACDKKAPEPPHEVPMPTTNVAPKAAPKLTVHPAVDRLVAIGDLHGDLAATRRALKLAGAIDDKDEWKGGSLVVVQTGDQIDRGDDDRAILDLFDALAEKAKKAGGEVLALSGNHEIMNSMADFRYVTPGGFQAFHDSDATPPSEKGRTTAFAPGGPYAKKLATRPVVAAVGDTVFVHGGVLPKHVAYGLDRMNTEIGEFFLGKISAPPKVVVSEDGPVWTRMYSAAAGHEECEVLAATLKSLGAARMVVGHTVQRGGISPACDDKVYRIDTGMSRFYQGPVEVLAIEKGVPRILKESK, from the coding sequence ATGAAACGCTTGGTTTTGCTCACGATCCTCGCGCTCTCGGCGTGCGACAAAAAGGCCCCCGAGCCCCCGCACGAGGTGCCCATGCCGACGACCAACGTCGCGCCGAAGGCGGCACCGAAGCTCACGGTCCACCCTGCGGTCGACAGGCTCGTCGCCATCGGCGACCTCCACGGCGACCTCGCGGCCACCCGCCGCGCGCTCAAGCTCGCCGGCGCGATCGACGACAAAGACGAATGGAAGGGCGGCTCGCTCGTGGTCGTCCAGACCGGCGACCAGATCGACCGCGGGGACGACGACCGCGCCATCCTCGACCTCTTCGACGCCCTCGCCGAGAAGGCCAAGAAAGCCGGAGGAGAGGTCCTCGCGCTCTCGGGCAATCACGAAATTATGAACAGTATGGCGGACTTCCGCTACGTGACGCCCGGCGGTTTCCAGGCCTTCCACGACTCCGACGCGACCCCACCCTCCGAGAAGGGGCGCACCACCGCGTTCGCCCCCGGTGGCCCCTACGCGAAGAAGCTCGCCACGCGACCGGTGGTCGCGGCGGTCGGAGACACCGTGTTCGTGCACGGCGGGGTGCTGCCGAAGCACGTCGCCTACGGCCTCGACCGCATGAACACCGAGATCGGCGAGTTTTTCTTGGGCAAGATCAGCGCTCCGCCCAAGGTCGTGGTCTCCGAGGATGGCCCGGTGTGGACGCGCATGTACTCGGCCGCGGCCGGTCACGAAGAATGCGAGGTGCTCGCGGCCACGCTGAAGTCCCTCGGTGCTGCGCGCATGGTCGTCGGCCACACGGTGCAGCGAGGGGGCATTTCGCCCGCGTGCGACGACAAGGTCTACCGAATCGACACGGGCATGTCGCGGTTCTACCAGGGGCCGGTCGAGGTCCTCGCTATCGAGAAGGGCGTCCCGCGGATCTTGAAAGAGTCGAAGTAG
- a CDS encoding pilus assembly protein PilP yields MSSNAKLTVALAALLAGLSLVACSDNKPAPQQQFFGGSQAAAGDGGVGAGDGGLPPSEVVKVQYTESDFVESEGNRDPFRSYASLFDESKQQKRATNQRAVLLSQYGIDELKLAAIVMAGDYPRAMVIDPAGKGWVLKRGDFLGRSETVHVGGATGTDYQLNWRVDRVRDGDVVLVREDPAQPNVPPSTRVLAMRPEGESKNPLD; encoded by the coding sequence ATGAGCTCAAACGCAAAACTCACCGTCGCCCTGGCGGCGCTCCTCGCGGGGCTGTCGCTCGTGGCCTGCTCCGACAACAAACCCGCTCCGCAGCAACAATTCTTCGGCGGTTCGCAGGCCGCCGCAGGCGACGGTGGCGTCGGCGCGGGCGACGGAGGGCTCCCTCCGAGCGAGGTCGTCAAGGTGCAGTACACCGAGAGCGACTTCGTCGAGTCCGAGGGGAACCGCGATCCGTTCCGGTCCTACGCGAGCCTGTTCGACGAGTCGAAGCAGCAGAAGAGGGCCACGAACCAGCGCGCCGTGCTGCTCTCGCAGTACGGGATCGACGAGCTCAAGCTCGCCGCGATCGTGATGGCCGGAGACTATCCGCGCGCCATGGTCATCGACCCGGCGGGCAAGGGCTGGGTCCTGAAGCGAGGAGACTTCCTCGGCCGCTCGGAGACCGTGCACGTGGGCGGCGCGACCGGCACCGACTACCAGCTCAATTGGCGAGTCGATCGCGTGCGCGACGGGGACGTCGTGCTCGTCCGCGAGGACCCGGCGCAGCCGAACGTGCCGCCGTCGACGCGCGTGCTCGCGATGCGGCCCGAGGGCGAGTCCAAGAACCCGCTCGACTGA
- the pilO gene encoding type 4a pilus biogenesis protein PilO, translating into MATLPGTTPGAAGGLSKLSLPVKIAVGFLLVVLVGAGYYLVLHTDVTAKIEQEVRRTKDLETQIATLRQAEASYIQDREELAMRQQKQRELNKILPADTEAAAFLSAIQQVSNISGINLKAWQPREEVPSTFYAKVPMQLELTGKFHQIGKFMFEIGKQDRIINLENVELSDPKVEGEDVVLKARCLATTFHLLKNKPVQPGQPGQPAQPGQAPAPPGQPFNPNVSGAPK; encoded by the coding sequence ATGGCCACGCTCCCAGGCACCACTCCCGGCGCAGCGGGCGGGCTCTCGAAGCTCTCTCTCCCCGTCAAAATCGCGGTCGGATTCCTGCTCGTCGTGCTGGTCGGCGCGGGGTACTACCTCGTGCTCCACACCGACGTGACGGCCAAGATCGAACAAGAGGTCCGCCGCACGAAAGATCTGGAGACCCAGATCGCCACCTTGCGGCAGGCCGAGGCGAGCTACATCCAGGACCGCGAGGAGCTCGCCATGCGCCAGCAGAAGCAGCGCGAGCTCAACAAAATCCTCCCCGCCGACACCGAGGCCGCGGCGTTCCTCTCGGCGATCCAGCAGGTCTCCAACATCAGCGGCATCAACCTCAAGGCGTGGCAGCCTCGCGAAGAGGTCCCCTCGACGTTCTACGCGAAGGTGCCGATGCAGCTCGAGCTGACGGGCAAGTTCCATCAGATCGGCAAGTTCATGTTCGAGATCGGCAAGCAGGACCGCATCATCAACCTGGAGAACGTCGAGCTCTCGGACCCGAAGGTCGAGGGCGAGGATGTGGTGCTCAAGGCGCGGTGCCTCGCGACCACCTTCCACCTGCTGAAGAACAAGCCCGTCCAGCCGGGCCAGCCCGGTCAACCGGCTCAGCCCGGACAAGCGCCGGCGCCTCCTGGCCAGCCCTTCAACCCGAACGTATCCGGGGCGCCCAAATGA